From the genome of Fundulus heteroclitus isolate FHET01 chromosome 7, MU-UCD_Fhet_4.1, whole genome shotgun sequence, one region includes:
- the LOC118563572 gene encoding germinal-center associated nuclear protein-like: MSLMPNSSSHWSRGGINPGQKPDSLFSSLFPLRATQAPCAPPPAPSPRQRLFQSSVEAPGAPRPRLDVTHSPSAEELLAHKVLQSLEEEQAESKRSLEQLRRWLDGDPLDHLSTPLFMPSSTLLSSPTTMKVAPSGRTEDAAAAKQRPELDQRVDGPSWSKAPPVPLARRLQDLERQILASREEELACRLKLSGLLSIVDD; the protein is encoded by the exons atgtcgCTGATGCCTAACTCCAGCAGCCATTGGTCGAGAGGCGGGataaaccctggacag AAGCCAGActctttattttcctccctGTTTCCCCTCAGAGCGACTCAGGCTCCCTGCGCGCCGCCTCCTGCTCCGTCTCCCAGACAGAGGTTGTTCCAGAGCTCGGTGGAGGCCCCCGGGGCCCCGAGGCCCCGTCTGGACGTCACTCACAGCCCCTCAGCAGAGGAGCTGCTGGCCCACAAGGTCCTGCAGAGCTTGGAGGAAGAACAGGCTGAGAGCAAGAG GAGCTTGGAGCAGCTGAGGCGCTGGCTGGACGGCGACCCGTTGGACCATCTGTCCACTCCGCTCTTCATGCCGTCCTCCACCCTGCTGTCCTCACCGACCACCATGAAGGTTGCTCCTTCAGGCCGGACCGAAGACGCTGCTGCAGCCAAGCag AGGCCTGAGCTGGATCAGCGTGTGGACGGGCCTTCCTGGTCCAAAGCGCCTCCGGTACCGCTGGCTCGGAGGCTGCAGGACCTGGAGCGTCAGATCCTGgcgagcagagaggaggagctgGCCTGCAGGCTGAAGCTGAGCGGGCTGCTGAGCATCGTGGACGACTGA